The following nucleotide sequence is from Pectinophora gossypiella chromosome 17, ilPecGoss1.1, whole genome shotgun sequence.
TTTAGCGAagcaaatatttataaaatattatatttcacatATAAAGAGAAAACGCTTTTCTTTATACTTACATTGTTATTTAGCAATTTATGTCCCATTTATAATTGTCTTAGACTTTGTTTAATGTGCAATCTtcacatcattaatttaagagccacactcttgtcggtgtagcattctccatgcaactttttagggaaaaacaggACAGGGGGTTCCCTCTTGCCCTGCGCCCCGCAGTacgtactctgtctgacgcgagtgggatggcgtccagagtagtctatttcaaagccgtactaaaaCTCCTGTCCTcggcctctgaatagtactgacagttattgctgccctctgtcaggttccaggttacagtccctgtgcaATAAAGGAATATTATTCTGtttcacatttaaaaatattataacatctCTACTTTAATTTTTCAGTTCGCCCTCATCCTAGCTTGCGCGTGCGCCGCGACAGCAGCGCCTCAATATAACCCGTACCGCGTATCCCCGCAGTACTACCCGGACAACCGCGTGCGCGCATCTGTTGACAGGAACGCTAATATACTGAGGTCTACGTCTGAAGTCAACGAACGAGGGTTCCATTATGCTTTCGACACTGATAATGGTAAGTTCACTCTTAACCAGAAAGAGAAAAGAAAATTGCCCTAAATACCCAAGTTtagctattgtgtctggaaatatgagccgcttttttcttttttttaacgtgacttattttagctttgcctcagatggtataTAAATACATGGCCAGATAAATGGGAGGCGCTGACGGGttccacccggtacaaaaaattACACATCAGGCCTGAggcagcccagttgggcgcgaatctcgtctcagggcgtcttctgagaggattaatcgaccctagtgggccgatagcgataagcgctgaacgagAGTCTTCGACGGTGGGGTCGTTGGTATTGGGGTCATAGAGTATTTGTTTTTACGAGCTGATTTGCCGCCTCCATGGCAAGAGTCAATCTGGGCCGCAGGAGGATATACCCCATTTATAAACATTACATCAcatataagctcatgactacatTCCAATTAAGATAATGAGAGATAcatcaactaagtacccacacctcatcgagctttctgttagactaacgtgatataTATAGTTGGTGAGCGTATCACCGTCTTtattggtcgagccaactgtgttagtgaaataacATACTATAACAAATacgagatgttcttagaaaaggttcagtacgatctactctgaaccggtgtgcgtgtatgaaacggttgatgaatgtgggggaagcaacagaagtgtggcaggatcgaaacaaataggattccatagtatctgcttaccagGGTAAGCCCACCagggtgggaaataggtgtaagtatgtgtatgtacttacacaggaaacacaaaatacaaaacaaaatatttaatagtaaaattatatgtgtgtgagtgtgagtaTATTTATCAACtgcatccgtggtctagtggttcgagcgttgaggctcacgatttggaggtccccgatgggaacattgttgaaatcactttgtgagactgtcttttatttggtaagaaagaaaagaaagaaagaaaatatttattcggcaaaaaatacatatttttaaatggtAGTTAGTTATAAACcatagaattataaataaagtcTTTTCAAGCttaaatcacttgattgtctgaagaagtaagatgattccctgCTTGGGAGGGCACGTTTGAACGTTGGTCccggggaagcctgtgcccagtagtgggacgtatataggctgtttacgtatgtTTTAAGTGTATTTATAAATACTTCTCCTTTGTTATTTCCAGGCATCCAAGCCGAGGAATCTGGGGTTGAGAACAACGGCATCCAAGCTCAGGGCCAGTACTCGTACACCGGGGACGACGGCCAGGTCTACTCCGTCAGGTACACTGCGGACGCCAATGGATTCCAGGTAAGACTAtaagataacaaaaataaaggGTAGGggggtttttttattttgaaaagggttttttctaaaataaaatgtcaccCTCATAGAGGAGGGAGAGGGGGTTCTAAAGGGTGTAAATGCcatcgttacgaaaactttgatggataattcagaccttgattctgagttgattacaagcggaattttccgtcgcaaaagtatggaacttatataaaaaaaaacacgactgaaaattgcacttgatattaactcagaatcatggtctgaatcattcctctcagtat
It contains:
- the LOC126374233 gene encoding cuticle protein 3-like, with the protein product MKLFALILACACAATAAPQYNPYRVSPQYYPDNRVRASVDRNANILRSTSEVNERGFHYAFDTDNGIQAEESGVENNGIQAQGQYSYTGDDGQVYSVRYTADANGFQAQGAHLPTPPPLPEAIARALQQNAADEARGIFDDGSYNEGKYSPVVAARSQYNQYQPSNQYQPSRQYVAPQFRSYY